In Acaryochloris sp. CCMEE 5410, the following proteins share a genomic window:
- a CDS encoding cysteine desulfurase family protein: MQRPIFLDGHGTTPTDSRVVKAMMPYLQEQFGNPSSQSHLYGWEAEAAVKLSRETLAEAIGAQPEEIIFTSGASEANNLALKGVAEAYFQRGKHIITVKTEHRAVLEPCRYLESLGFEVTYLPIQSDGLLQLKDLEDALRPDTILVSVMAANNEIGVLQPLAAIGRICHDHKVLFHTDAAQAIGKIPLDVKAMNIDLMSLTAHKLYGPKGIGALYIRRRPPLNLAPQIHGGGQEHGLRSGTMPTHQIVGFSTAVELALTELNREAGRQKRLRNRLWSSLKQLDGIILNGHETERLPGSLNVSVEGVDGAALLLGLRSDIAVSSGSACASGRTEPSHVLLALGRERDLASASLRFCIGRFNTEHEIDRCASTVCQTIEALRQSHQSFKDKPNLDKTSGNTTLSIN, encoded by the coding sequence ATGCAGCGTCCAATCTTTCTTGATGGTCATGGAACAACACCCACTGATTCACGAGTGGTCAAAGCAATGATGCCTTACCTTCAAGAACAGTTTGGTAACCCTTCTAGTCAATCTCATCTTTATGGATGGGAAGCTGAAGCAGCTGTGAAGCTATCGCGAGAAACATTGGCAGAAGCTATTGGTGCCCAACCGGAAGAAATTATATTCACTAGCGGTGCGTCCGAGGCGAATAACCTCGCATTAAAAGGAGTTGCCGAAGCGTATTTCCAACGGGGCAAGCATATCATTACCGTCAAAACGGAGCACCGAGCCGTTCTTGAACCTTGTCGGTATCTTGAGAGCTTAGGTTTTGAGGTCACCTATCTACCCATTCAGTCAGATGGCCTCTTGCAGTTGAAAGATCTAGAGGACGCCCTTCGACCCGATACTATTCTGGTATCAGTGATGGCTGCCAATAATGAAATTGGAGTACTACAGCCCTTAGCAGCCATTGGTCGGATTTGCCATGATCACAAAGTACTGTTCCATACTGATGCTGCTCAAGCTATTGGTAAAATCCCGCTTGATGTCAAAGCCATGAATATTGACTTGATGTCTTTGACAGCACACAAGCTCTATGGCCCTAAAGGTATTGGTGCGCTCTATATTCGGCGGCGGCCTCCTCTAAATTTAGCACCACAAATACATGGAGGGGGACAGGAACATGGACTACGCTCTGGGACAATGCCCACCCATCAAATTGTCGGTTTTAGTACTGCTGTGGAACTGGCTCTCACCGAACTAAATCGGGAAGCAGGTCGCCAGAAACGGCTTCGGAATCGCCTCTGGTCGTCCCTAAAACAACTAGACGGAATTATCCTAAATGGACATGAAACAGAACGGCTCCCCGGTTCACTGAATGTGAGCGTTGAGGGAGTGGATGGGGCTGCACTATTGTTAGGTCTACGGTCTGATATAGCTGTCTCTTCTGGATCAGCCTGTGCTTCAGGACGTACTGAACCTTCCCATGTATTGTTAGCTTTAGGTCGTGAGCGTGATTTGGCCTCGGCTTCCTTACGATTTTGTATTGGTCGGTTCAATACAGAGCATGAAATTGACCGCTGTGCGTCAACGGTGTGTCAGACCATTGAAGCCCTTCGCCAATCTCATCAATCATTCAAAGACAAGCCTAATTTGGATAAGACTTCAGGAAATACCACCCTATCAATAAACTAA
- the dndE gene encoding DNA sulfur modification protein DndE, with protein sequence MPSPVERIRISQAGKDQLIKLKRVTKIEQWNILCRWALCRSLAEPTPPSPVPIPADSNVEMTWPVFGGELADFLILALKQRCHNDGFPTDPETLAAQFRLHLHRGIGYLASDPKVKAIDGCIAMALKQ encoded by the coding sequence TTGCCATCTCCTGTTGAACGGATAAGAATCTCTCAAGCTGGCAAAGACCAGCTAATCAAGTTAAAACGGGTAACAAAGATTGAACAATGGAATATTCTATGTCGTTGGGCATTGTGCCGATCCCTAGCAGAACCAACACCACCCTCCCCCGTTCCCATCCCCGCAGACAGCAATGTCGAGATGACCTGGCCAGTATTTGGGGGCGAGCTTGCAGATTTTCTCATTCTTGCTCTCAAACAGCGTTGTCACAACGATGGATTCCCCACGGACCCAGAAACATTAGCAGCTCAGTTTCGCTTGCATTTGCATCGGGGTATTGGCTATCTGGCGAGCGACCCTAAGGTCAAAGCCATTGATGGTTGTATCGCAATGGCCTTAAAACAATAG
- a CDS encoding DNA phosphorothioation-associated putative methyltransferase, whose protein sequence is MQAAHSKTSGPISLSEVVTLCQNSLLGKKLPTALYVHKSTINELDSTLQLYEQQAHRFLGGQVPFTLIKFQFDKPSISYLYYPEFERDPHPKLHASTQVDTRTGKLDYQDFSQRSNPPVLHRKETFLSPNHPLFQQFALLTRQQELLGLLEDSRKIGTLMSWQQRLSQSGIEVHDHVLACPLKTSHSTTVKRMKKESSQPTPTMDQRQNSSTLSTRQIDRHRAAIVRHTLSKPVRLALEAGLFQVETTFFDYGCGHGGDIQQLANQGYATDGWDPYYRPNQDKHQADIVNLGYIINVIEDQRERRAALVEAWNLTNKILIVSAQVLVNDRNQDMVAYEDGIITSRNTFQKYYEQEELKVYIDQILNSEGQSVDAIPVALGIYFVFRDEAQAQIFRASRFRSRTSTPHVRLSIRRFEECKELLAPLMDFFTERGRLPIKEEVEEFAALQEQFGTIKRAFKLVYQATDINEWDAITDTRRNDLLVYLALRHFDKRPKFKDLSPVLQHDIKGLFGSYQQACAAADLMLMSIGNLELLSQRAQISGIGIKHPTSFWVHVSVLDQLDPLLRLYEGCASRTLGRPDRANIIKFSLNRPRISYLEFPTFDTDPHPPLLTSMQIDLQDLHVRYRDFDVSDNPFVLSQKDQLLSTDYPHYKKFAKLTKQESDWGLLDNPRKISDLRSLHQSLYEHCAELKGHRLVWRKDADPLKLKYRKSQARKRQKVLLPLDGSNST, encoded by the coding sequence ATGCAAGCAGCACACTCAAAAACAAGTGGACCCATTTCCCTCTCTGAAGTAGTCACACTTTGCCAAAACAGCTTGTTGGGCAAGAAACTCCCTACTGCTCTCTATGTGCATAAATCAACAATAAACGAGTTAGATTCAACTCTACAGTTGTACGAACAACAAGCACACCGATTTCTAGGGGGACAAGTTCCTTTTACACTAATAAAGTTTCAATTCGATAAACCCAGTATTTCTTACCTTTACTATCCCGAGTTTGAACGCGACCCTCATCCAAAGCTGCACGCCAGTACCCAAGTAGATACAAGAACTGGCAAGCTGGACTATCAGGACTTTAGCCAAAGGTCAAATCCGCCTGTTCTACACCGTAAAGAAACCTTTCTAAGTCCTAATCACCCGTTATTCCAACAATTCGCTCTGTTAACCCGTCAACAGGAACTACTGGGGTTATTAGAGGATTCTCGCAAAATTGGTACTTTAATGAGTTGGCAACAACGGCTATCTCAATCTGGCATCGAAGTGCATGACCATGTTCTTGCCTGCCCTCTCAAAACATCTCATTCTACGACAGTAAAGAGGATGAAGAAAGAGTCATCTCAGCCTACTCCAACAATGGATCAGCGGCAAAATTCCTCGACACTATCTACCCGACAAATTGATCGACATAGAGCTGCTATAGTCCGTCATACGCTTTCTAAGCCCGTTCGACTAGCGCTTGAAGCAGGGTTATTCCAGGTTGAAACTACATTCTTTGATTATGGGTGCGGACATGGAGGCGATATACAGCAACTTGCTAACCAAGGTTATGCCACTGATGGATGGGATCCATACTACCGACCGAACCAGGATAAACATCAAGCTGACATCGTCAATCTAGGATATATCATCAATGTCATTGAGGATCAGCGAGAGCGCCGAGCAGCGCTGGTTGAAGCTTGGAATTTGACAAACAAGATCCTGATCGTATCTGCACAAGTGTTAGTGAATGATCGCAATCAGGATATGGTTGCCTATGAAGATGGCATCATTACTTCACGAAATACCTTTCAGAAATATTACGAACAAGAAGAACTCAAAGTCTATATCGATCAGATTCTCAATAGCGAAGGTCAGTCAGTAGATGCGATCCCTGTCGCACTAGGCATCTACTTCGTATTTCGAGATGAGGCTCAAGCCCAGATATTTCGGGCTTCTCGCTTTCGTTCCCGTACTAGCACTCCCCATGTTCGGCTTAGTATTCGCCGATTTGAAGAATGCAAAGAACTGTTAGCCCCCTTGATGGATTTTTTCACCGAGCGGGGACGACTTCCCATCAAAGAAGAAGTTGAAGAATTTGCAGCATTACAAGAACAGTTTGGCACTATAAAAAGGGCCTTTAAACTTGTCTATCAAGCTACTGATATTAATGAGTGGGATGCGATAACTGACACTCGACGAAATGATTTACTCGTATATCTCGCTCTTAGGCACTTTGATAAACGCCCAAAGTTTAAGGACCTTTCACCCGTTCTTCAACATGATATTAAAGGTCTCTTTGGTAGTTACCAGCAAGCTTGTGCTGCAGCTGATTTAATGTTGATGAGTATTGGTAATTTAGAACTCTTAAGCCAACGAGCCCAAATTAGTGGAATAGGTATTAAGCACCCTACTTCATTTTGGGTTCATGTTTCAGTTTTAGATCAACTCGATCCACTTCTACGCCTTTATGAGGGTTGCGCCTCCAGGACTTTAGGCCGTCCAGACCGAGCCAACATCATTAAATTCAGCTTGAATCGTCCCCGTATTTCTTATCTAGAGTTTCCAACCTTTGATACAGATCCTCATCCGCCTCTACTAACTAGTATGCAAATTGATCTTCAAGATCTTCATGTCCGATATCGTGACTTTGATGTATCTGACAATCCCTTCGTACTTAGTCAGAAAGATCAGCTACTCTCTACTGACTACCCTCATTACAAAAAATTTGCAAAGTTGACTAAACAGGAATCAGATTGGGGGCTGCTTGATAATCCCAGAAAGATTAGCGATCTTCGGAGCCTACATCAGTCTTTATATGAACATTGTGCGGAGCTAAAGGGGCATCGCTTAGTTTGGAGAAAGGATGCAGATCCATTAAAACTGAAGTATCGTAAATCACAAGCCCGCAAACGGCAAAAAGTCTTGCTCCCTTTGGATGGCTCAAATTCAACTTAA
- a CDS encoding phosphoadenosine phosphosulfate reductase family protein: MAIAFSGGKDSTATVTLVDHLIETGRIPKPETLTVLYADTRQEFPPLHNAAMDIMAELQTHGMDCRVVLPKLDHRYFVYMLGRGVPPPSNTFRWCTPKLKVMSMERELEKLRAEAGEKFLMLTGVRIGESAARDQRIAMSCTKDGGECGQGWFQQSFSKTIADTLAPIVHWRVCHVWDWLMFEAPMSGFSTDAILKVYGQDTAEGEEPINARTGCIG; the protein is encoded by the coding sequence TTGGCCATTGCCTTTTCAGGTGGGAAAGACAGTACGGCCACAGTAACGCTTGTAGATCATCTGATTGAAACTGGGCGCATCCCAAAACCAGAAACCCTCACTGTTTTATATGCTGACACTCGCCAAGAATTTCCTCCACTTCACAACGCTGCAATGGACATCATGGCAGAACTCCAAACCCATGGCATGGATTGTCGAGTGGTTCTGCCCAAGTTAGATCATCGGTATTTTGTATACATGCTCGGTCGAGGAGTCCCTCCACCCTCTAACACATTTCGCTGGTGCACGCCCAAGCTTAAAGTCATGAGTATGGAACGGGAATTGGAGAAACTCCGAGCAGAGGCGGGAGAGAAGTTTTTGATGTTGACCGGGGTGCGTATTGGTGAAAGCGCTGCACGGGATCAACGGATTGCGATGAGTTGTACGAAGGATGGCGGTGAATGTGGTCAAGGCTGGTTTCAGCAAAGCTTTTCCAAAACCATCGCTGATACTCTTGCCCCCATTGTTCACTGGAGAGTTTGTCATGTCTGGGACTGGCTGATGTTTGAAGCACCAATGAGTGGATTCTCAACCGATGCGATCTTAAAAGTCTATGGGCAAGACACTGCTGAGGGAGAAGAGCCGATCAATGCCCGTACGGGTTGTATCGGTTGA
- a CDS encoding CHAT domain-containing protein translates to MLQRRVILAEYFTAEDRTLLFLVRKDFVEPIVKEIPKSTAQIRAFVAQYFQADSATDHQLRKSTSDKVYNLPEAEFHAFLHDFVSPLLEPDPAGNPITQPGDIVWFVPHDFLHYLPLHAVKLGEDYLSDLNPVCYTPSASVMKYCHQKRKGKREKALILGDPLIYTKAQALEIQSLFPPGAAELHIEDAATDLLKRKLSEAKDDIDILHIACHGDFDSEQALQSGITLPDGRLTAEDIFNLKMNVDLVILSACETGINENKPGDELIGLTRALIYAGTPSVVVSLWEVDAISTSILMTQFYKELLDGATKVEALQQAQIELRTMNIETAIAHYTKIQQRSPDLIDQRQLRWDMANLYYNVQDFSRAKELYQTLLPTTRPNSPEIEKINNLVLLCEIQEGSKPIQKYPYTHPYFWAPFVLIGDWR, encoded by the coding sequence ATGCTCCAACGCCGCGTCATCCTGGCCGAATACTTCACTGCCGAAGACCGTACCCTACTCTTTTTAGTGCGAAAAGATTTTGTAGAACCGATCGTCAAAGAAATTCCCAAGTCCACTGCACAAATCCGGGCTTTTGTAGCTCAATATTTTCAGGCGGATTCAGCGACGGATCACCAACTTAGAAAATCCACCAGTGATAAAGTTTACAATCTCCCGGAAGCCGAATTTCACGCCTTTCTGCATGATTTTGTCAGCCCTTTGCTCGAACCTGATCCAGCGGGGAATCCCATCACCCAGCCGGGTGATATTGTCTGGTTTGTGCCCCACGACTTTTTGCACTACTTGCCGCTGCACGCCGTGAAGCTTGGGGAGGACTATCTTAGTGATCTCAATCCCGTCTGCTATACTCCCAGTGCCTCGGTGATGAAATACTGCCACCAAAAGCGTAAAGGTAAACGGGAGAAAGCATTGATCTTGGGCGATCCGTTGATTTATACGAAAGCTCAAGCCCTCGAGATCCAATCGCTTTTTCCGCCTGGGGCGGCTGAACTTCACATCGAAGATGCCGCCACAGACTTACTCAAACGCAAGCTGAGCGAGGCCAAAGATGACATCGATATTCTCCACATTGCCTGCCACGGTGATTTTGATTCAGAGCAAGCTCTTCAGTCTGGAATTACTTTGCCAGATGGCAGGCTCACTGCCGAGGATATCTTTAACTTAAAAATGAATGTCGATCTCGTGATCCTGAGTGCCTGTGAGACGGGGATTAACGAAAACAAACCTGGTGATGAATTGATTGGTCTCACCCGTGCTCTGATCTACGCCGGAACTCCTTCCGTCGTCGTCAGCCTTTGGGAAGTTGATGCCATTTCTACCAGCATCTTAATGACACAGTTTTACAAAGAACTGCTTGATGGGGCAACCAAAGTTGAAGCCCTCCAACAAGCCCAAATAGAATTGCGAACGATGAATATTGAAACTGCCATCGCCCATTACACCAAAATCCAACAACGCTCCCCGGATCTGATTGACCAACGTCAACTGCGATGGGATATGGCTAACCTATATTACAACGTTCAAGATTTCAGTCGTGCCAAGGAACTTTACCAGACTCTTCTTCCGACTACTAGGCCCAATAGTCCAGAAATCGAAAAAATCAACAATTTGGTCCTGCTGTGTGAGATACAGGAGGGCAGCAAACCAATACAGAAATACCCGTATACCCATCCATATTTCTGGGCACCGTTTGTTTTAATTGGCGATTGGAGATAA
- a CDS encoding SAF domain-containing protein yields MVNRKNRRVSLSLGHLFLLSYLILGSLGYSYLQWAEGQSQVKIWVPSRELPAYALIQPTDLTERTFPTRRIAAETVKEIDKIRDRYTITTLPEDKPIRKNQLGPELTSDRKKLLQNSVLIGIKTTPAMILGGNLQAGNLVDIAIAQEATEKQLNPKLIQFDNTFVFDIKSSSLTTTTASSAPERVVVLAIPAQRQAEFARSIAGKKLLLFRKP; encoded by the coding sequence ATGGTTAATCGTAAGAACCGCAGAGTATCGTTGTCACTGGGACACCTCTTTCTCCTGAGCTATCTTATATTAGGCAGTTTAGGCTATAGTTACCTGCAATGGGCAGAGGGGCAAAGCCAAGTCAAAATTTGGGTGCCTAGCCGGGAGTTACCAGCCTACGCACTAATCCAGCCCACCGATTTGACTGAGAGAACTTTTCCCACTAGAAGGATTGCCGCAGAAACCGTGAAGGAAATTGATAAAATTCGCGATCGCTACACAATAACAACCCTTCCTGAAGATAAACCCATACGCAAAAATCAACTGGGGCCAGAACTCACATCGGATCGGAAAAAGTTGCTCCAAAACAGTGTCTTGATTGGGATCAAAACCACACCCGCAATGATTTTGGGTGGTAATCTGCAAGCGGGAAATTTGGTAGATATTGCGATCGCACAAGAAGCCACGGAGAAGCAACTGAATCCTAAATTAATTCAATTTGACAATACCTTTGTCTTCGATATTAAATCCAGTTCACTAACGACTACGACAGCCAGTTCAGCGCCAGAACGGGTCGTAGTTTTAGCTATTCCAGCCCAGCGTCAAGCCGAATTTGCCCGCAGCATCGCTGGTAAAAAGTTGTTGCTGTTTAGGAAACCCTAA
- a CDS encoding tetratricopeptide repeat protein, which produces MSATLQLPRLAELDLDTCFVCRGTEQNFPLDSALYQQALALFETIDHALGPADVLVSLGSRLIKAGFDGTDSVHQALKIYRQQDNLLGIYNALTDLSSWYLQQGQINESFNLRQEALEIAQRMGFLLAQATTYLGIGDYYFRTSDYANALAAYEQVEALTDLPGIRTMHGLALVNAYIHMNLLDRAESICHQTITLLLPIGNSPSLSLAYFILGNVLSAQGQWAEAISRWQTGLTVDVELKNHFDQAEKLKCIAQAMVMQHHKPGGSKVPDVAYETAMLHYSEAIVCLESIGDRQATAAIAGTYQLQGQTAVASGRSLNALPYLEQARETYAALELGMQTAITDSLLGLTCHNLGGRGYPELYAEASQCYKRALAYFQSTEMRDMTWKVCFYLADIDYLRGFQAATEAEQRSLWQSAAQWLETAAIEIDLVRGKFMSADAISQETARLGLVSNKEKVYTFAIKLHQTYLQDNTAAFNWLERLKGRVFLDGLALTSLRSPAIAEGDLLAQEQTILTSLQQATTQADVITLSQQLNLLWDRMATNLAAAEYVTLRRAEPICLKALLSCLYP; this is translated from the coding sequence GTGTCAGCAACCCTTCAATTACCCCGTCTTGCCGAACTCGACCTGGATACCTGCTTCGTCTGTCGTGGCACAGAACAGAATTTTCCCCTTGACTCAGCCCTCTACCAGCAAGCCCTAGCCCTTTTCGAAACCATCGATCATGCCCTTGGCCCAGCTGATGTCCTTGTTAGCTTGGGCAGCCGTCTAATAAAGGCAGGCTTCGACGGCACCGACTCCGTTCATCAAGCCCTGAAAATCTATCGTCAACAAGACAATCTGCTCGGCATCTACAATGCACTGACTGACCTGAGCAGTTGGTATCTCCAGCAAGGGCAAATCAACGAAAGCTTTAATCTGCGCCAGGAAGCTCTAGAAATTGCCCAACGAATGGGCTTTCTCCTCGCTCAAGCTACCACCTACCTCGGCATCGGCGACTACTACTTCCGCACCTCCGACTATGCTAACGCCCTAGCTGCTTACGAACAAGTCGAAGCTCTCACCGATCTCCCCGGTATTCGCACTATGCACGGGCTGGCTCTTGTGAATGCTTACATCCATATGAACCTCCTCGATCGCGCTGAATCCATTTGCCACCAGACTATCACCCTACTCCTGCCAATTGGGAACTCTCCATCGCTCTCCTTGGCCTACTTCATCCTGGGCAACGTCTTGAGTGCCCAAGGCCAGTGGGCCGAGGCAATCTCCCGATGGCAGACCGGTCTCACTGTTGATGTCGAACTCAAGAACCACTTCGACCAAGCCGAAAAACTCAAATGCATCGCCCAAGCCATGGTCATGCAGCACCACAAACCGGGAGGCTCCAAAGTCCCCGACGTGGCGTATGAAACCGCTATGCTACATTATTCTGAAGCGATTGTATGTTTAGAATCCATTGGTGATCGCCAAGCCACCGCTGCGATAGCAGGCACTTACCAGCTCCAAGGTCAAACCGCCGTTGCCAGTGGTCGTTCCCTCAATGCCCTCCCCTACCTAGAGCAAGCTCGCGAGACCTACGCTGCCCTGGAACTGGGTATGCAAACCGCTATTACTGATAGTCTGCTGGGTCTCACCTGCCATAATCTGGGTGGGCGAGGCTACCCCGAACTTTATGCTGAAGCCAGCCAATGTTATAAACGCGCCTTGGCGTATTTCCAATCCACCGAAATGCGTGACATGACCTGGAAAGTCTGTTTCTATCTGGCTGATATTGATTACCTGAGAGGGTTTCAAGCAGCAACGGAGGCAGAGCAGCGATCGCTCTGGCAATCTGCAGCTCAATGGCTGGAAACCGCTGCCATTGAAATCGATCTTGTCAGGGGGAAGTTTATGTCAGCCGATGCCATCTCCCAAGAAACCGCACGGTTAGGATTAGTGTCCAACAAGGAAAAAGTCTATACCTTTGCCATCAAACTGCACCAGACCTACCTGCAAGACAATACCGCAGCCTTCAATTGGCTGGAACGCCTGAAGGGGCGAGTCTTTCTGGATGGGTTGGCGCTGACCTCTCTGCGATCACCCGCGATTGCGGAGGGAGATCTACTAGCTCAGGAACAGACAATATTGACTTCCCTACAACAGGCGACCACTCAAGCCGATGTGATCACCCTTTCGCAACAGCTCAACCTCCTTTGGGATCGGATGGCTACAAACCTTGCAGCAGCTGAGTACGTGACACTGCGACGGGCCGAACCAATTTGTTTAAAAGCATTACTGTCTTGCCTTTATCCCTAG
- a CDS encoding recombinase family protein, whose amino-acid sequence MTVTINPTSSKLTSAHLERKAIIYIRQSSSKQVREHLDSQLNQRALVKRAEILGWHSERIEVLDGDLGQSAGHAKSRDDFKSLTAEVALGHVGIVFGWDASRLARNNADWYQLLDLATLFGTLIGDNEGIYDPREFNDRLLLGLKGTMSEAELHMIHQRLNAGRLSKVQRGEYVQRLPTGLVRLADKTVIKDPDAQVRHVIDLVFAKFSELRTCQKVLHYCKQHQILIPRQRRSGPGNRELTWKQPSHPAILQILTNPAYAGAFAYGRKAKDPKRQIPGRPTTGLVRQSMENWQCLIHDAYPAYISWEQYLVNRAQLTDNINHFRQTHGQSKGTPRKGAALLQGLAICGCCGRRMQVIYKPKVRYVCSALATEFAVPTCAKLEGSSVEKFVVNAFFEAIQPAQLSALEEVLSQQKKEYQQLKKYHHQQMQKAQYEAALARRRYEQVDPENRLVAAELEKQWEDKLLTLKETQEIVERFEQKPIEPKLSNPLRQQLSEINQHLPHLWSTEQLTNEHRKKLLRSLISQVILQRIQADQVQVRIVWVSGHFSEGIVRPPIHRQADITGYQDMVERTRQLWQENKTDDQIAKILTNEGFRSARNLKVSSGTVFKIRHQHQLTSPYHKCCLAEKVDGMWTVLGLSRKLGVSRSWLYRSIRGGKLPESYIIRRPPHDNYLIKDDPELFERLKSATQSTRQEK is encoded by the coding sequence ATGACTGTGACTATCAACCCAACATCAAGTAAGTTGACATCTGCGCATCTGGAGCGCAAAGCCATCATCTATATTCGGCAGTCGAGTTCAAAACAAGTACGAGAACATTTGGATAGCCAACTCAATCAACGCGCATTGGTGAAACGTGCTGAAATATTAGGCTGGCACTCTGAGCGTATAGAGGTATTAGATGGCGATCTGGGCCAATCTGCCGGCCACGCAAAAAGTCGTGACGATTTCAAATCGCTAACAGCAGAAGTAGCATTAGGTCATGTTGGTATTGTGTTTGGGTGGGATGCATCTCGATTAGCTCGCAATAATGCTGACTGGTATCAGCTATTGGACCTAGCCACTCTATTTGGAACACTAATTGGGGACAACGAAGGTATTTATGACCCAAGAGAATTTAACGATCGCTTGTTATTGGGTTTAAAAGGAACCATGAGTGAAGCTGAACTTCACATGATCCATCAACGCTTAAACGCCGGACGTTTGAGTAAAGTCCAACGAGGTGAATATGTTCAACGATTACCAACAGGATTAGTTCGCTTAGCAGACAAAACGGTAATCAAAGACCCAGACGCCCAGGTTCGTCATGTAATCGATTTGGTATTTGCAAAATTTAGTGAATTAAGAACCTGTCAAAAAGTTTTGCACTACTGCAAGCAGCACCAAATTCTCATCCCACGCCAGCGACGCAGTGGCCCCGGAAATCGAGAACTTACTTGGAAACAACCCTCCCATCCAGCTATTCTCCAAATTCTTACTAACCCGGCCTATGCTGGAGCTTTTGCCTATGGACGCAAAGCAAAGGATCCAAAGCGTCAAATACCAGGGCGTCCTACTACAGGTTTGGTTCGCCAGTCCATGGAAAATTGGCAATGCCTTATCCATGATGCTTATCCGGCATACATCAGTTGGGAGCAATATTTAGTCAACCGGGCTCAATTGACAGACAACATCAATCATTTTAGGCAAACACATGGACAGAGTAAAGGAACTCCCCGCAAAGGCGCAGCATTATTGCAGGGTCTAGCAATCTGTGGGTGTTGTGGTCGGCGCATGCAAGTAATCTATAAGCCAAAAGTTCGCTATGTCTGTTCAGCATTGGCCACAGAATTCGCGGTTCCGACATGTGCAAAATTAGAGGGTTCGTCTGTTGAAAAGTTTGTAGTAAACGCTTTTTTTGAAGCTATTCAACCTGCCCAACTCAGTGCTCTGGAAGAAGTCTTATCCCAGCAAAAAAAAGAGTATCAGCAATTAAAAAAGTACCATCATCAGCAGATGCAAAAAGCACAATATGAAGCCGCCCTAGCTCGTCGCCGATACGAGCAGGTTGACCCAGAGAATAGATTAGTTGCAGCTGAACTAGAAAAACAATGGGAAGATAAACTTCTTACTCTTAAAGAGACTCAAGAAATAGTTGAACGCTTTGAGCAAAAACCTATAGAGCCTAAGCTTAGCAACCCATTACGCCAACAATTAAGTGAGATAAATCAGCATCTTCCTCACCTATGGTCTACTGAGCAACTCACTAATGAACATCGAAAAAAATTATTACGGAGTCTAATTTCTCAAGTGATTCTCCAACGCATTCAAGCAGACCAAGTTCAAGTCAGAATTGTTTGGGTAAGTGGTCATTTCTCTGAAGGGATTGTGCGTCCTCCTATCCATCGTCAAGCAGACATCACAGGCTATCAAGACATGGTGGAACGAACCAGGCAATTATGGCAGGAGAACAAAACCGATGATCAAATTGCCAAAATACTAACTAACGAAGGATTTCGGTCTGCTCGAAACTTGAAAGTTTCGAGTGGTACTGTCTTCAAAATTCGTCACCAACACCAGCTCACTAGTCCCTATCATAAATGTTGTTTGGCGGAGAAGGTAGATGGTATGTGGACTGTTCTTGGCCTATCCCGCAAACTAGGAGTTAGCCGAAGTTGGCTGTATCGCTCTATTCGAGGTGGTAAGTTGCCAGAATCTTATATTATTCGTAGGCCACCTCATGACAATTACCTTATAAAGGATGATCCAGAACTGTTTGAGCGCTTAAAAAGTGCAACACAGTCTACTCGTCAGGAAAAATGA